The sequence GACTTGTTCTGGCCAAATCGGCGTTTCATCACTCGGTCAATTATCGTTCGGTGGTCATTTTTGCAACTGCCGAGAAAGTAACCGACGAGAACGAACGCATGGAAGCGCTGGCACTGATCACCGATCACCTGATTCCTGGTCGCTGGGACGATCTTCGCCCAACGACCAGCAGTGAAATGCGGAAAACGACCGTGCTGGCTTTTTCGCTGGCCGAAGCGTCGGCCAAAATACGCACCGGTGGTCCCAATGACGACCCTGAAGATGAAGACCTGCCAACCTGGGCGGGTGTAATTCCAATGCAGACAGTCCGATTAACCCCGCTTACAGCCGAAAATAGCCTAGGGACACCATTGCCTGATTATTTACAGACCGCTTGACACCAAATGATTCCTGCCAACGAATTACTCCTTTTTGCGCTGGCTGCACTGGGTCTCGTACTCAGCCCTGGCCCGAACATGATTTACCTGATTTCCCGCTCCATCACCCAGGGACGACGGGCAGGTTTAGTGTCGCTTGCCGGTGTTTTGGCTGGGTTTCTGGGCCATATTTTTCTGGTTTCTTTTGGATTATCAGCTGTGTTTCTGGCAATTCCACTGGCTTATGACCTCCTACGATGGCTCGGTATTGGCTACCTGCTCTACCTAGCCTGGGAAGCCGTTAAACCCGGCAGCTCCTCCCCCTTCCAGACGCGCAACCTGTCGCATGATTCTGACTGGAAGCTTTTCCGGATGGGTCTACTGACCAATGCGCTCAATCCGAAAGTAGCCCTGTTTTACCTATCATTTTTTCCGCAGTTTACGCACCCTGAATACGGTTCGTTACTGACTCAAAACGTTCAGTTGGGCCTGACTCAGCTAACCATTAGTGGATCCGTCAATATGGTTATCATACTATCAGCCGCCAGGATGGCCAGTTGGTTTCAGGCTCGTCCGGTTTATATTCGGGTTCAGAAATGGTTTATGGCCAGTATTCTGACAGGGCTGGCTGTGCGCATGGCCATCGACAAAGGGAAATAAACAATACTGGACTTTCACAAAAAG comes from Spirosoma aureum and encodes:
- a CDS encoding pyridoxamine 5'-phosphate oxidase family protein; this encodes MQTARTTPSRLAKRAHYDEATIHPILDEALFCTVSFAIDGQPMAIPTAFARKGDRVYIHGSVGSHFIRTIEQGGPVCISVMLTDGLVLAKSAFHHSVNYRSVVIFATAEKVTDENERMEALALITDHLIPGRWDDLRPTTSSEMRKTTVLAFSLAEASAKIRTGGPNDDPEDEDLPTWAGVIPMQTVRLTPLTAENSLGTPLPDYLQTA
- a CDS encoding LysE family translocator, coding for MIPANELLLFALAALGLVLSPGPNMIYLISRSITQGRRAGLVSLAGVLAGFLGHIFLVSFGLSAVFLAIPLAYDLLRWLGIGYLLYLAWEAVKPGSSSPFQTRNLSHDSDWKLFRMGLLTNALNPKVALFYLSFFPQFTHPEYGSLLTQNVQLGLTQLTISGSVNMVIILSAARMASWFQARPVYIRVQKWFMASILTGLAVRMAIDKGK